From Lagopus muta isolate bLagMut1 chromosome 12, bLagMut1 primary, whole genome shotgun sequence, one genomic window encodes:
- the FTO gene encoding alpha-ketoglutarate-dependent dioxygenase FTO isoform X5 — translation MKRRAGEREKELKKKRLLEELGEGKLPYLTPADADFHHLQTTRYSKLIFRKSDTVPEELHQMVQEGFLTLRKHNCFFQDLVRIKGKDFFTPVSRILIGNPGCTYKYLNTRLFTVPWPTEGCEIKYCSPQIRDACKALIKLNDYLHVEAVKALQGQNLLDTKGIKDTAIVDREQNFATSLIEKGSFSKDQSSCYVPEDEYTSLNNRTSYNLTLLNYMDPLQMSYLKQEPYFGMGNMAVSWHHDENLVERSTVAVYSYSCEDSSAEETSDWNLKGRDPAVWHVGLKVAWDIETPGLAIPLHQGDFYLMLDDLNMTHQHCVLAGFSPRFSSTHRVADCSRGTLEYIFGQCELALQNLQTDSNSMALSLKSVETAVVKQVEEIHNEVEFEWIRQFWFQGKRYLKCTDWWLKPMAKLEEFWRKMEIMLACC, via the exons aaaaagaggcTCCTTGAAGAACTTGGAGAGGGCAAACTTCCATACCTGACCCCAGCCGATGCTGATTTCCATCATTTG CAGACGACAAGATATTCCAAGCTAATTTTCAGAAAGTCGGATACAGTAcctgaagagctccatcaaaTGGTTCAAGAGGGCTTTTTGACCTTGCGGAAACACAATTGTTTTTTTCAAGATCTTGTAAGGatcaaaggaaaagatttttttacgCCAGTGTCTCGTATATTAATTGGAAACCCAGGATGCACTTACAAGTACTTGAACACAAGATTATTTACAGTTCCTTGGCCTACTGAGGGTTGTGAAATTAAATATTGCAGTCCTCAAATACGTGATGCTTGTAAAGCATTAATCAAACTTAATGACTACTTGCATGTTGAAGCAGTCAAGGCATTACAAGGACAGAATCTGTTAGACACCAAAGGTATCAAAGACACTGCTATAGTAGATAGGGAGCAAAATTTTGCTACTTCGCTTATAGAGAAAGGGTCTTTTTCAAAAGATCAAAGCAGTTGTTACGTACCAGAGGATGAGTACACAAGTCTAAATAACAGAACATCTTATAACTTGACTTTATTAAATTATATGGATCCACTACAAATGTCATACTTGAAACAAGAGCCTTATTTTGGAATGGGGAATATGGCAGTGAGTTGGCATCATGATGAGAATCTGGTTGAGAGGTCAACAGTTGCTGTGTACAGCTACAGCTGTGAAG ATTCATCAGCTGAAGAAACGAGTGATTGGAACCTGAAGGGAAGAGACCCAGCTGTTTGGCACGTAGGCTTGAAGGTAGCATGGGACATAGAGACACCTGGATTAGCAATACCACTTCACCAAGGCGACTTCTACTTGATGCTTG ATGATCTCAACATGACACATCAGCACTGTGTTCTGGCTGGCTTTTCACCTCGGTTCAGCTCCACTCACCGAGTGGCAGAT TGTTCAAGAGGAACACTGGAATACATATTTGGACAGTGTGAACTGGCACTCCAGAATTTACAGACTGATTCTAATTCAATGGCTTTATCTCTGAAATCAGTGGAAACTGCAGTTGTAAAGCAAGTGGAAGAAATACATAATGAG GTCGAATTTGAGTGGATTAGGCAGTTCTGGTTTCAGGGCAAGCGGTATCTGAAATGCACTGACTGGTGGCTTAAGCCTATGGCTAAACTGGAagaattttggagaaaaatggagatTATG CTTGCTTGCTGTTGA
- the FTO gene encoding alpha-ketoglutarate-dependent dioxygenase FTO isoform X4, producing MKRRAGEREKELKKKRLLEELGEGKLPYLTPADADFHHLQTTRYSKLIFRKSDTVPEELHQMVQEGFLTLRKHNCFFQDLVRIKGKDFFTPVSRILIGNPGCTYKYLNTRLFTVPWPTEGCEIKYCSPQIRDACKALIKLNDYLHVEAVKALQGQNLLDTKGIKDTAIVDREQNFATSLIEKGSFSKDQSSCYVPEDEYTSLNNRTSYNLTLLNYMDPLQMSYLKQEPYFGMGNMAVSWHHDENLVERSTVAVYSYSCEDSSAEETSDWNLKGRDPAVWHVGLKVAWDIETPGLAIPLHQGDFYLMLDDLNMTHQHCVLAGFSPRFSSTHRVADCSRGTLEYIFGQCELALQNLQTDSNSMALSLKSVETAVVKQVEEIHNEVEFEWIRQFWFQGKRYLKCTDWWLKPMAKLEEFWRKMEIMLSPCAWILQRHTALLEEHVVMGDSVCLMRCKM from the exons aaaaagaggcTCCTTGAAGAACTTGGAGAGGGCAAACTTCCATACCTGACCCCAGCCGATGCTGATTTCCATCATTTG CAGACGACAAGATATTCCAAGCTAATTTTCAGAAAGTCGGATACAGTAcctgaagagctccatcaaaTGGTTCAAGAGGGCTTTTTGACCTTGCGGAAACACAATTGTTTTTTTCAAGATCTTGTAAGGatcaaaggaaaagatttttttacgCCAGTGTCTCGTATATTAATTGGAAACCCAGGATGCACTTACAAGTACTTGAACACAAGATTATTTACAGTTCCTTGGCCTACTGAGGGTTGTGAAATTAAATATTGCAGTCCTCAAATACGTGATGCTTGTAAAGCATTAATCAAACTTAATGACTACTTGCATGTTGAAGCAGTCAAGGCATTACAAGGACAGAATCTGTTAGACACCAAAGGTATCAAAGACACTGCTATAGTAGATAGGGAGCAAAATTTTGCTACTTCGCTTATAGAGAAAGGGTCTTTTTCAAAAGATCAAAGCAGTTGTTACGTACCAGAGGATGAGTACACAAGTCTAAATAACAGAACATCTTATAACTTGACTTTATTAAATTATATGGATCCACTACAAATGTCATACTTGAAACAAGAGCCTTATTTTGGAATGGGGAATATGGCAGTGAGTTGGCATCATGATGAGAATCTGGTTGAGAGGTCAACAGTTGCTGTGTACAGCTACAGCTGTGAAG ATTCATCAGCTGAAGAAACGAGTGATTGGAACCTGAAGGGAAGAGACCCAGCTGTTTGGCACGTAGGCTTGAAGGTAGCATGGGACATAGAGACACCTGGATTAGCAATACCACTTCACCAAGGCGACTTCTACTTGATGCTTG ATGATCTCAACATGACACATCAGCACTGTGTTCTGGCTGGCTTTTCACCTCGGTTCAGCTCCACTCACCGAGTGGCAGAT TGTTCAAGAGGAACACTGGAATACATATTTGGACAGTGTGAACTGGCACTCCAGAATTTACAGACTGATTCTAATTCAATGGCTTTATCTCTGAAATCAGTGGAAACTGCAGTTGTAAAGCAAGTGGAAGAAATACATAATGAG GTCGAATTTGAGTGGATTAGGCAGTTCTGGTTTCAGGGCAAGCGGTATCTGAAATGCACTGACTGGTGGCTTAAGCCTATGGCTAAACTGGAagaattttggagaaaaatggagatTATG CTTTCCCCTTGTGCTTGGATACTGCAGCGTCACACTGCGTTATTGGAGGAGCACGTGGTGATGGGTGATAGTGTTTGCCTAATGAGATGTAAAATGTAG
- the FTO gene encoding alpha-ketoglutarate-dependent dioxygenase FTO isoform X6 encodes MKRRAGEREKELKKKRLLEELGEGKLPYLTPADADFHHLQTTRYSKLIFRKSDTVPEELHQMVQEGFLTLRKHNCFFQDLVRIKGKDFFTPVSRILIGNPGCTYKYLNTRLFTVPWPTEGCEIKYCSPQIRDACKALIKLNDYLHVEAVKALQGQNLLDTKGIKDTAIVDREQNFATSLIEKGSFSKDQSSCYVPEDEYTSLNNRTSYNLTLLNYMDPLQMSYLKQEPYFGMGNMAVSWHHDENLVERSTVAVYSYSCEDSSAEETSDWNLKGRDPAVWHVGLKVAWDIETPGLAIPLHQGDFYLMLDDLNMTHQHCVLAGFSPRFSSTHRVADCSRGTLEYIFGQCELALQNLQTDSNSMALSLKSVETAVVKQVEEIHNEVEFEWIRQFWFQGKRYLKCTDWWLKPMAKLEEFWRKMEIMASR; translated from the exons aaaaagaggcTCCTTGAAGAACTTGGAGAGGGCAAACTTCCATACCTGACCCCAGCCGATGCTGATTTCCATCATTTG CAGACGACAAGATATTCCAAGCTAATTTTCAGAAAGTCGGATACAGTAcctgaagagctccatcaaaTGGTTCAAGAGGGCTTTTTGACCTTGCGGAAACACAATTGTTTTTTTCAAGATCTTGTAAGGatcaaaggaaaagatttttttacgCCAGTGTCTCGTATATTAATTGGAAACCCAGGATGCACTTACAAGTACTTGAACACAAGATTATTTACAGTTCCTTGGCCTACTGAGGGTTGTGAAATTAAATATTGCAGTCCTCAAATACGTGATGCTTGTAAAGCATTAATCAAACTTAATGACTACTTGCATGTTGAAGCAGTCAAGGCATTACAAGGACAGAATCTGTTAGACACCAAAGGTATCAAAGACACTGCTATAGTAGATAGGGAGCAAAATTTTGCTACTTCGCTTATAGAGAAAGGGTCTTTTTCAAAAGATCAAAGCAGTTGTTACGTACCAGAGGATGAGTACACAAGTCTAAATAACAGAACATCTTATAACTTGACTTTATTAAATTATATGGATCCACTACAAATGTCATACTTGAAACAAGAGCCTTATTTTGGAATGGGGAATATGGCAGTGAGTTGGCATCATGATGAGAATCTGGTTGAGAGGTCAACAGTTGCTGTGTACAGCTACAGCTGTGAAG ATTCATCAGCTGAAGAAACGAGTGATTGGAACCTGAAGGGAAGAGACCCAGCTGTTTGGCACGTAGGCTTGAAGGTAGCATGGGACATAGAGACACCTGGATTAGCAATACCACTTCACCAAGGCGACTTCTACTTGATGCTTG ATGATCTCAACATGACACATCAGCACTGTGTTCTGGCTGGCTTTTCACCTCGGTTCAGCTCCACTCACCGAGTGGCAGAT TGTTCAAGAGGAACACTGGAATACATATTTGGACAGTGTGAACTGGCACTCCAGAATTTACAGACTGATTCTAATTCAATGGCTTTATCTCTGAAATCAGTGGAAACTGCAGTTGTAAAGCAAGTGGAAGAAATACATAATGAG GTCGAATTTGAGTGGATTAGGCAGTTCTGGTTTCAGGGCAAGCGGTATCTGAAATGCACTGACTGGTGGCTTAAGCCTATGGCTAAACTGGAagaattttggagaaaaatggagatTATG GCCTCGAGATGA